Proteins from a single region of Chryseomicrobium sp. FSL W7-1435:
- the drmA gene encoding DISARM system helicase DrmA, which produces MMKTGAKKLFDYLQQHQELFVKDFKILFEVKSTMLRIVKEYSDVFVVTDDKITLKAIANNESADYIGARKTVHNELSRFLVGPFKENEELGSFKRPMQLYLTGKLVPFGSTGSVEDERKLGIETAVIIEEDSVEDRLSSRQMFRPSSMGFSFKMNNLNPIKIDASWATYEGKTHARTPHQLEWEIDLQENVQKGELNYNKKKADSNEQFPGQIHYSWTKRNGLYHISIFLLNNYTRESYPEQFEIMFQTALKVNVNKQDVATFHSVADRFNVADELLYREYKEVAIGHGVGVDWHESSKTMEIMTTWLPFYELPVVEHMTIPDEAFEMEALSKLPLNELKEKLEKLPYFYERWLVLQKEHIEGLDLHLKQEAERNVEQIEKIIARLKEGIALVVAGDDTLENKAFRFANDAMSKQRAMSAVAVQYRTSGKRVAPVYNGSWRLFQIIFVLMNVAGISDENHEDREVVDLIWFPTGGGKTEAYLGVAAYAMAHRRLAGDVNDVSSYAGITIFMRYTLRLLTTQQFQRAAALICAAEDIRLKNVPLYGELPFSIGLWIGGESSPNKLEEAKEKLKMLMDGQEVKSGNPMQLLNCPWCGTELTPQDYLISDSETQHIGCHEPSCLFYKKLPIYTVDEAIYQHVPTLLIGTVDKIAQLPWKKDMHELFGRKNLYHPEKGFAYKIEGSKRGYKKVSRLKPPSLIIQDELHLISGPLGSLTGLYEVAVDLLTSNGGKRAKVIASTATIRGAKEQILHLYGRDYLQFPLAVQRQNDTFVAHEVAITEKPGRLYVGVCSPGVSNKIQAIQLFAALTTITRSRLSKEMDPYYTMLGYFNTVKELSGMLTTFQDEIVSRLDFLDPKKEFDHELVVEEMTSRKKAYEIPLLLAQMEKGYAEKDALDAVLATNMISVGVDVDRLGVMVVQGQPKTTSEYIQATSRVGRKYPGLVITTLNSMRSRDLSHFEQFRAYHQALYRHVEAMSVTPFASGALYKGLRGAVVGLLRQMIPELSAENAVNKFSRREEVDAIIDQFLKRADATEIDTTELKQATEKLLEWWHQAVEDYPNANTISYKKNLKNRKPSLLRQFGEEGRSSVTQPAMMSLRNVEGTIEIEVKK; this is translated from the coding sequence ATGATGAAAACAGGAGCTAAAAAGCTTTTTGATTACTTACAGCAGCATCAAGAACTGTTTGTAAAAGATTTTAAAATATTATTTGAAGTAAAATCTACAATGCTTAGGATCGTCAAGGAGTATTCGGATGTTTTTGTTGTGACAGACGATAAAATTACACTTAAGGCCATAGCGAATAATGAATCCGCCGATTATATTGGAGCGCGTAAAACTGTACATAATGAACTCAGTCGCTTTTTAGTTGGACCATTTAAGGAAAATGAAGAGTTAGGGAGCTTTAAACGACCGATGCAGCTCTACTTAACGGGAAAGCTTGTACCATTTGGTTCTACTGGTAGTGTTGAGGATGAAAGAAAGCTAGGAATAGAAACAGCCGTTATCATAGAGGAGGATTCTGTTGAAGATCGTTTAAGCTCTAGACAAATGTTCCGTCCTTCAAGCATGGGCTTTAGCTTCAAAATGAATAATTTAAATCCTATTAAAATTGATGCTAGTTGGGCGACGTATGAAGGAAAAACGCATGCGAGAACACCTCATCAGCTTGAATGGGAGATTGATTTGCAAGAAAATGTGCAGAAAGGTGAACTAAATTACAACAAGAAGAAAGCGGACTCTAATGAACAATTCCCTGGTCAAATACATTATTCATGGACTAAACGTAATGGTCTTTACCATATTAGTATTTTCTTATTAAATAACTACACTCGTGAAAGTTATCCTGAGCAATTCGAGATTATGTTTCAAACGGCATTGAAAGTAAATGTAAATAAACAGGATGTAGCAACATTCCATTCGGTAGCAGACCGATTTAATGTGGCCGATGAACTTTTGTACCGTGAGTATAAAGAGGTAGCAATAGGACATGGTGTTGGCGTAGATTGGCATGAATCATCTAAAACGATGGAAATTATGACGACGTGGTTACCATTTTATGAGCTTCCAGTTGTAGAGCATATGACTATTCCAGACGAAGCGTTTGAGATGGAGGCATTAAGTAAATTACCTTTAAATGAGCTTAAAGAAAAACTTGAAAAATTACCTTATTTTTACGAGCGGTGGTTAGTTTTACAAAAAGAGCATATTGAAGGTTTAGATTTACATTTGAAGCAAGAAGCTGAGCGCAATGTTGAACAGATTGAGAAAATTATTGCACGCTTAAAAGAAGGTATCGCTCTTGTCGTAGCTGGTGATGATACTTTAGAAAATAAGGCATTTCGATTTGCGAATGATGCAATGTCTAAACAGCGTGCGATGTCAGCTGTTGCAGTTCAATATAGAACATCTGGTAAGAGAGTAGCACCTGTCTATAATGGTAGCTGGCGTTTATTCCAAATTATTTTCGTATTAATGAATGTAGCAGGCATATCAGATGAAAACCATGAGGACCGTGAAGTTGTTGATTTAATTTGGTTCCCTACAGGTGGGGGGAAAACAGAGGCCTACTTGGGAGTTGCAGCATATGCTATGGCGCACCGTCGATTAGCCGGTGATGTAAATGATGTTAGTAGCTACGCAGGTATTACAATTTTTATGCGATACACATTACGTTTGTTGACTACACAGCAATTCCAACGCGCGGCAGCTCTTATTTGTGCTGCGGAGGATATTCGTTTAAAAAATGTACCGTTATATGGTGAGCTACCGTTTAGTATTGGTTTATGGATAGGTGGAGAATCATCACCCAATAAACTAGAAGAAGCGAAAGAAAAGCTCAAAATGTTAATGGACGGTCAAGAAGTTAAAAGTGGCAATCCAATGCAATTATTGAACTGTCCGTGGTGTGGCACCGAGCTAACACCTCAGGATTATTTGATTAGTGATAGTGAAACACAGCATATTGGTTGCCATGAGCCATCTTGTTTATTTTATAAAAAATTGCCGATTTATACGGTAGATGAAGCAATTTATCAACATGTTCCTACATTATTAATTGGTACCGTGGATAAAATAGCACAGTTACCATGGAAGAAAGATATGCACGAATTATTTGGACGAAAGAACTTATATCATCCAGAGAAGGGCTTTGCTTATAAAATAGAAGGCTCTAAGCGTGGTTATAAAAAAGTATCAAGATTAAAACCACCTTCATTGATTATTCAAGATGAGCTACACCTTATTTCGGGTCCACTAGGGTCTTTAACAGGGCTGTATGAAGTGGCAGTAGATTTACTAACGTCAAATGGCGGAAAACGTGCAAAAGTCATTGCATCTACAGCCACAATTAGAGGTGCAAAGGAACAAATTTTACATCTCTATGGAAGAGATTATTTGCAATTCCCATTAGCTGTTCAAAGGCAAAACGATACATTTGTTGCTCATGAGGTCGCTATAACTGAAAAGCCTGGTCGTTTATATGTAGGTGTGTGTTCTCCGGGTGTAAGTAATAAAATCCAAGCTATTCAATTATTCGCTGCTTTGACGACGATTACTCGTTCAAGACTGTCTAAAGAGATGGATCCTTACTATACAATGCTTGGTTATTTTAATACGGTAAAAGAGCTTTCAGGCATGTTAACAACATTCCAGGATGAAATTGTAAGTAGATTAGATTTTTTAGATCCTAAAAAAGAATTTGACCATGAATTAGTAGTAGAAGAAATGACGAGTCGTAAAAAAGCGTATGAAATTCCCTTACTATTAGCTCAAATGGAAAAAGGGTATGCGGAGAAAGATGCATTAGATGCCGTTCTTGCAACAAACATGATTTCAGTAGGTGTCGATGTGGACCGGCTTGGTGTTATGGTCGTACAGGGCCAGCCGAAAACGACATCTGAATATATCCAAGCAACAAGTCGTGTAGGACGTAAATATCCAGGGTTGGTTATTACAACTTTGAATTCAATGCGCTCACGAGATTTATCGCACTTTGAACAATTCCGTGCATATCATCAGGCATTGTACCGTCATGTAGAAGCAATGAGTGTGACACCTTTTGCAAGTGGTGCACTATATAAAGGCTTAAGAGGTGCGGTAGTAGGGTTGCTGCGTCAAATGATTCCGGAATTAAGCGCAGAAAATGCGGTTAATAAATTTTCCAGAAGGGAAGAAGTAGATGCTATAATTGATCAATTTTTAAAACGTGCGGACGCAACGGAAATTGATACGACTGAATTAAAGCAGGCCACTGAGAAATTACTTGAATGGTGGCACCAGGCAGTAGAGGACTATCCTAATGCGAATACAATAAGTTATAAGAAAAACCTAAAAAATAGAAAACCCTCACTTTTACGCCAATTTGGTGAAGAAGGTAGAAGTTCAGTTACCCAACCAGCCATGATGTCACTACGAAATGTAGAAGGAACAATTGAAATAGAGGTGAAGAAATAA
- a CDS encoding DUF1998 domain-containing protein, protein MLDNEEKIRPSQLIYHSGPGAILDLLDESVMVLAADLWATHGALKDFDKRITKYLKVDHVRILNEQTDKIKVKSVRFPRWKICPKCGIMTTFNNSHCWSCEKAGRGDVKLYPSRFVTVCNFGHISDFPYDKWVHKGGSCDKPSLQLLRSSESGSLSDLAVKCNNCQQIRSLGKIMKPDDEDKHLFDCTNESPWLEKKRTQELENEQPKLCKNTMRTFLRGASNIYSPHVLSFLKVPLTETTGDNPLATILPELEISREEYLDAGDKEKALDRIAKRYHITQNAYVDLERLLMGDDLNVEQSYESIRKQEWNTLSQPYYNETNIQFKSEKIDIHPKLQSYFAAIHRVDSVPEIQVVKGFSRIDYIDRFEEGDVHMNRIIQNPKQNWLPAVQNFGEGIFFVFDARKLALWEQNETITAAIIERYNHQRAEFDNEPLPLMGRHVLLHTFSHALLKELAAHSGYGTTSLKERLYVDSSMHGIFIYTASGDSEGSLGGLTALSKPELLYPIVLRAIERMQYCSSDPNCSDGKFQFNLSANAAACHSCSHVSETSCEWGNQLLDRRTLLNINQNEKFGFFDNLLDE, encoded by the coding sequence ATGCTAGATAATGAAGAAAAGATTCGCCCATCTCAGCTAATATATCATTCCGGTCCAGGTGCTATTCTCGACCTTTTAGATGAGAGCGTCATGGTTTTAGCAGCAGATCTATGGGCTACTCATGGAGCACTAAAGGATTTTGATAAGCGTATTACAAAATATTTAAAAGTCGATCACGTACGTATATTGAATGAACAAACAGATAAAATTAAAGTTAAATCGGTAAGATTCCCACGGTGGAAAATCTGCCCTAAATGTGGGATAATGACGACATTTAATAATTCGCACTGTTGGTCATGTGAAAAAGCAGGTAGGGGCGATGTAAAGCTTTATCCAAGTCGTTTTGTAACAGTATGTAATTTTGGACATATTAGTGATTTCCCTTATGACAAATGGGTGCATAAAGGGGGGAGCTGCGACAAACCAAGTCTGCAATTATTACGTAGTAGTGAAAGTGGCTCATTATCTGATTTAGCTGTTAAGTGTAATAACTGCCAACAAATTCGTTCGCTAGGGAAAATTATGAAACCAGATGATGAGGATAAGCATTTGTTTGATTGCACGAATGAATCACCTTGGTTAGAGAAGAAGCGTACTCAAGAGCTAGAGAATGAACAACCAAAGTTGTGTAAAAATACTATGCGAACTTTCTTACGAGGAGCATCTAATATTTATTCGCCGCATGTACTAAGCTTTTTAAAAGTCCCATTAACAGAAACTACAGGAGACAATCCGTTAGCCACTATCTTACCAGAACTTGAAATTAGTAGAGAGGAATATTTAGATGCAGGTGATAAGGAAAAGGCTTTGGATAGAATAGCAAAGCGCTACCATATTACCCAAAATGCATATGTTGATCTTGAAAGGTTATTAATGGGTGATGATTTAAATGTAGAGCAAAGCTACGAATCTATTCGAAAGCAAGAATGGAATACATTGTCACAGCCATATTATAATGAAACTAATATTCAATTTAAGTCTGAGAAAATTGATATTCATCCAAAGTTACAATCGTATTTTGCGGCTATTCATCGTGTGGATTCTGTTCCTGAAATACAGGTAGTTAAAGGGTTTAGTCGTATAGATTATATCGATCGTTTTGAAGAGGGTGATGTGCATATGAATCGTATTATACAGAACCCAAAACAAAATTGGCTACCAGCTGTGCAAAATTTTGGTGAAGGCATTTTCTTTGTATTTGATGCAAGAAAGTTAGCTTTATGGGAACAAAATGAAACCATCACAGCTGCCATTATTGAAAGATATAATCATCAGCGTGCTGAATTTGATAACGAGCCTTTGCCATTGATGGGGCGCCATGTCTTACTACACACGTTTAGCCATGCATTACTTAAGGAATTAGCTGCCCATTCGGGATATGGCACTACATCGTTAAAAGAACGATTATATGTAGATAGCTCGATGCACGGCATATTTATTTATACAGCATCAGGTGATTCAGAAGGTAGTCTAGGTGGTTTAACAGCTCTATCTAAGCCAGAGTTGCTATACCCAATTGTTTTAAGAGCAATTGAACGAATGCAATATTGTTCATCTGATCCGAATTGTTCTGACGGTAAATTCCAATTTAACCTGTCTGCAAATGCAGCGGCATGTCATAGCTGCTCACATGTTTCAGAAACATCATGTGAGTGGGGGAATCAATTACTAGACCGTCGTACATTGCTAAATATTAACCAAAATGAAAAATTTGGATTTTTTGATAATTTATTGGATGAGTAG
- a CDS encoding alcohol dehydrogenase → MGKYQLDQKSKALAIKYQDGKRPAVSNKKEKLDQIREAYLKKK, encoded by the coding sequence TTGGGTAAGTACCAATTAGATCAAAAAAGCAAAGCACTCGCTATCAAGTATCAAGATGGCAAAAGACCAGCTGTTTCAAATAAAAAAGAAAAGCTGGATCAGATTCGTGAAGCGTATTTGAAGAAGAAGTAG
- a CDS encoding P1 family peptidase, with translation MPPQKRIRDYGVIIGQLETGPLNKITDVAGVTLGQVTLSDKNVQTGVTAILPHPENIFENKLIASSHVINGFGKTMGTIQLTELGTLETPILLTNTLSIGVAADTLIDYMLERNLEIGKTTGTVNPVIGECNDMFLNDIRAKSVKPEHVRQALENASSEFEEGTVGAGTGMLCYSLKGGIGSASRIMNMSHGTYTMGVLVLSNFGILSDLLIKGKAVGQELKAAREDSYKEEDKGSIMIIVATDLPVSERQLNRIIKRSVTGLSRTGSIITHGSGEIIIGFSTATKIPHYKPEKLMAVPQVHEEDLDIAFRAIGEATEEAVLNSLVTAEAVIGRDGNHRPAFKDLIQKYGISLTP, from the coding sequence ATGCCACCTCAAAAACGAATCAGAGACTATGGCGTAATAATTGGCCAACTGGAGACCGGCCCACTAAATAAAATTACTGATGTCGCAGGCGTTACGTTAGGACAGGTGACACTCAGTGACAAAAATGTACAAACCGGTGTAACGGCCATCCTTCCTCATCCAGAAAATATCTTTGAAAATAAATTGATAGCTTCGAGTCATGTCATCAATGGTTTTGGAAAAACAATGGGCACCATTCAACTTACAGAATTGGGCACGTTAGAGACGCCTATTTTACTGACGAACACTTTAAGCATTGGCGTAGCTGCTGATACACTCATAGACTACATGCTAGAGAGAAATCTGGAGATTGGAAAGACTACCGGCACAGTAAATCCTGTGATTGGCGAATGCAACGATATGTTTTTAAATGACATACGAGCCAAATCAGTGAAACCGGAACATGTTCGCCAAGCACTTGAAAATGCATCTTCTGAATTTGAAGAGGGGACGGTTGGTGCGGGAACTGGAATGCTCTGTTATTCGTTAAAGGGAGGGATAGGATCTGCTTCCCGTATAATGAACATGAGTCATGGAACGTACACGATGGGCGTCTTAGTCTTATCAAACTTTGGAATATTATCTGACTTACTGATCAAAGGCAAGGCTGTTGGGCAGGAACTGAAAGCAGCAAGAGAAGATTCTTATAAAGAAGAAGACAAAGGTTCCATTATGATTATCGTGGCCACTGACCTTCCTGTTTCCGAAAGACAACTAAATCGGATTATCAAAAGATCGGTGACCGGACTTTCACGAACAGGTTCAATCATCACGCATGGAAGCGGAGAAATCATTATAGGGTTTTCTACAGCAACAAAAATTCCACATTACAAACCCGAAAAACTAATGGCTGTCCCGCAAGTCCATGAAGAGGATCTAGACATCGCATTTAGAGCCATTGGGGAAGCCACAGAGGAAGCCGTGTTGAACTCGTTAGTAACTGCAGAAGCTGTAATTGGGCGAGACGGAAATCATAGACCAGCGTTTAAAGATTTAATTCAGAAATACGGAATATCTCTCACTCCTTAA
- the merR gene encoding Hg(II)-responsive transcriptional regulator: MIYRISEFADKCGVNKETIRYYERKNLLQEPHRTEAGYRIYSYDDVKRVGFIKRIQELGFSLSEIYKLLGVVDKDEVRCQDMFEFVSKKQKEVQKQIEDLKRIETMLDDLKQRCPDEKQLHSCPIIETLT; this comes from the coding sequence ATGATTTATCGCATTAGTGAGTTTGCAGATAAATGTGGAGTTAATAAAGAAACGATTAGATATTACGAGAGAAAAAATTTATTACAAGAACCTCACCGAACGGAAGCTGGTTATCGGATATATTCATATGATGACGTTAAGCGTGTTGGGTTTATTAAACGAATACAGGAACTTGGTTTTTCTTTAAGCGAGATTTATAAATTACTTGGTGTTGTAGATAAAGATGAAGTTCGTTGTCAAGACATGTTCGAATTTGTTTCTAAAAAACAAAAGGAAGTGCAAAAACAAATAGAGGATTTAAAACGAATTGAAACTATGTTAGACGACTTAAAACAACGATGTCCAGATGAAAAGCAATTACATTCGTGTCCAATAATAGAAACATTAACATGA
- a CDS encoding 3-ketoacyl-ACP reductase has product MQTIKGKTAIITGGGRGIGRATAIALANEGVNVGLIGLNQENLDNVANELKDTGVVVATFSADVTDLAAIEQAIEQLKSELGAIDILINNAGIAKFGGFMDLSPEEWKNIVDVNLMGVYNSTHAVLPGMIEQSSGDIINISSSAGQKGAPVTSAYSASKFAVLGLTESLALEVRKHNIRVTAMTPSTVATDLAQEANLITGDVERVMHPEDLADLIVASLKLHPRVFVKSAGLWSTNPS; this is encoded by the coding sequence ATGCAAACAATCAAAGGAAAGACAGCGATTATTACAGGCGGCGGACGCGGTATTGGCCGTGCAACAGCCATAGCGCTTGCTAACGAGGGAGTCAATGTCGGTTTAATCGGCTTGAATCAAGAAAATTTAGATAATGTAGCGAACGAACTGAAAGATACGGGTGTCGTAGTAGCCACTTTTTCTGCAGACGTGACGGACCTTGCTGCAATCGAGCAAGCAATCGAACAACTCAAAAGTGAACTTGGCGCAATTGATATTCTGATTAACAATGCTGGCATCGCAAAATTTGGAGGCTTTATGGATTTGTCTCCGGAAGAGTGGAAGAATATTGTCGACGTCAACTTGATGGGCGTTTACAACTCAACGCACGCTGTGCTACCAGGAATGATTGAACAAAGCTCAGGCGATATCATCAATATCTCGTCATCTGCTGGACAAAAAGGAGCTCCAGTGACGAGCGCTTACAGTGCTTCGAAATTCGCAGTCTTAGGTCTTACGGAGTCACTTGCCCTTGAAGTACGCAAGCACAATATCCGCGTAACGGCTATGACGCCAAGTACCGTGGCCACTGATCTTGCGCAAGAGGCTAACTTGATTACTGGCGACGTGGAACGTGTCATGCATCCAGAAGATCTCGCTGACTTAATTGTCGCAAGCTTGAAACTGCATCCACGTGTCTTCGTAAAAAGTGCAGGACTATGGTCGACAAACCCGTCTTAA
- a CDS encoding DEAD/DEAH box helicase: MARFPYESEIQQAVSLLINQYKIPYKILMDLVGKEHYNQLTSILDTLGENKLTEKELARILVVQKGSELFMGSSEAVRELRLHLLRRLDVKDLVALYERNPDSKRRITSPGYMATPLSTKKWSPGKRWARDFVTTLKFPLVFAGIENDRTERATAVTDIEPRKIIPPLAPYQESLKQKMLEVLNQQQEKTRCIVTLPTGGGKTRIAVESFIDWLQPRFAEGKYMIWIAQGEELCEQAIACISDMWQEREFAYALRVYRYFGGSTIELDDLVGGVVVGSIQQIVSRINSGDSAFEEIIRNCGAMIIDEAHHATATSYNDLIDYAKRIVGEDLFPICGLTATPGRNMDQTNILVEQFQANLIRPKLPEKDEYELNPLLYFQEQGYLAKPQYLLFKDEPIEWHEDLFINGEVSSEFLRDLSTNRERNLKIIDYMLGIPLDSSVLVYACTVEHAEFLTTVLNAIGKKAACISAKTPKAIRRMHILAFKKKEIQYLFNYGVLTTGFDAPKVDHLLICRPTSSMVLYEQMVGRGLRGPKFGGTENCKIVDFSANIHTHGKPLAYSRFTEEWRLLEEVSSK; this comes from the coding sequence ATGGCTAGATTTCCATACGAAAGTGAGATTCAACAAGCAGTAAGTTTATTAATCAATCAATATAAAATACCATATAAAATTTTAATGGATTTAGTAGGTAAAGAGCATTATAATCAACTAACTTCTATTTTAGATACATTAGGAGAAAACAAGCTGACAGAGAAAGAACTTGCAAGAATTTTAGTTGTACAAAAAGGCTCTGAGTTATTTATGGGTTCAAGTGAGGCAGTGCGAGAATTAAGACTACATCTATTAAGAAGGTTAGATGTAAAAGATTTAGTAGCACTTTATGAAAGAAATCCAGATAGTAAAAGAAGGATTACTTCACCTGGTTACATGGCCACTCCGCTTTCAACTAAGAAATGGTCACCCGGAAAACGCTGGGCAAGAGATTTTGTTACTACATTAAAATTTCCACTAGTTTTTGCCGGTATTGAAAATGATCGCACTGAACGTGCAACAGCTGTTACAGACATCGAGCCAAGAAAAATAATTCCACCATTAGCTCCTTACCAAGAAAGTTTAAAACAAAAGATGCTAGAAGTATTGAATCAACAACAAGAAAAAACACGCTGTATCGTTACATTACCTACAGGTGGTGGTAAAACACGAATTGCTGTAGAAAGCTTTATCGATTGGTTACAGCCACGCTTTGCAGAAGGAAAATATATGATCTGGATTGCACAAGGGGAAGAACTTTGTGAACAGGCGATAGCTTGTATATCAGATATGTGGCAAGAAAGAGAATTTGCTTATGCGTTGAGAGTTTATCGCTATTTTGGAGGCTCAACAATTGAATTGGATGATTTAGTAGGTGGGGTTGTTGTAGGAAGCATACAACAAATAGTATCAAGAATTAATTCAGGTGATAGTGCTTTTGAGGAAATAATTAGAAATTGTGGCGCTATGATTATTGATGAAGCTCATCACGCAACAGCGACTAGTTATAATGATTTAATCGATTATGCAAAGAGAATTGTAGGGGAGGATTTATTCCCGATTTGTGGACTAACAGCTACGCCTGGTCGAAATATGGATCAGACAAATATTTTAGTCGAGCAGTTTCAGGCTAACTTAATACGCCCCAAATTACCTGAAAAGGATGAGTATGAATTAAATCCATTATTGTATTTCCAGGAACAGGGCTATTTAGCAAAGCCACAATATCTATTATTCAAAGATGAACCGATTGAATGGCATGAAGATCTGTTTATAAATGGTGAGGTTTCTAGTGAATTTTTAAGGGATCTGTCTACTAACAGAGAAAGAAATCTAAAAATAATAGATTATATGTTGGGTATACCATTAGATAGCTCAGTATTAGTTTATGCATGTACAGTTGAACACGCTGAATTTTTAACTACAGTTTTAAATGCAATAGGAAAGAAAGCAGCATGTATTTCTGCCAAAACACCAAAAGCAATCCGTCGTATGCATATCCTGGCATTTAAGAAAAAAGAAATTCAGTATTTATTTAATTATGGTGTATTAACAACGGGTTTTGATGCCCCAAAAGTTGATCATTTATTAATTTGTAGACCTACCTCGAGTATGGTTTTATATGAGCAAATGGTGGGTCGTGGTCTTCGAGGACCTAAATTTGGTGGAACAGAAAATTGTAAGATTGTTGATTTTTCAGCCAATATTCATACGCATGGTAAACCACTAGCATATTCACGCTTTACGGAGGAATGGCGATTATTAGAGGAGGTTAGCAGTAAATGA
- a CDS encoding alcohol dehydrogenase, whose protein sequence is MGKYQLDEKSKALAAKYQDGKKPAVSNKKEKLDQIREAYLKKKQEKQENK, encoded by the coding sequence ATGGGAAAATATCAATTAGATGAGAAAAGCAAAGCACTGGCAGCGAAATATCAAGATGGTAAGAAGCCAGCTGTTTCGAATAAAAAAGAGAAGCTTGATCAAATTCGCGAAGCTTATTTAAAGAAAAAACAAGAGAAACAAGAGAATAAATAA